CGTTATGTTGTCCTTCGGGGCACAATCTATCAAATAGCGGCAACAAATCGCCGCATGCCAATCAAGGCCTGCTGTTTCTTTGCATTGCAACGAAGCGCGGGTTTTTTTGTTTTAGGGGCTTTTAGTTTTGGGCGAGACGCACACCAATCCGGTTTACCGGGTCGGATTTCTTTATTCCGTGACCGGACCGTACCGGGCCATAGCGCAGGATCTTTATGATGGCGCGCGCATGGCGCTCGAAGAGGTCAATCACGATCCTGAATTCGCATTCCGTCTTGCACCGGAGTTCCGCGATCCGGCCGGTGTGCCCGAACGCTATACCGAATTTTGCGACAGCCTCATCCGCCATGACGGGTGCAAGCACATCATCGGCACGATCACGTCGCTGGCACGCAAAGAAGTCCTGCCGACGGTTGAAAAGCTCGATGCGCTTTTGTGGTATCCGTGCCCGTATGAAGGGTTCGAATGCAGCGAGAATGTGATTTATACCGGGGCCAATCCCAATCAGCATATCCTGCCATTGTTTGAGCATGTGATCCCGAAATTCGGCCGCCGGGTCTATTTGACCGGATCGAATTATATCTGGGGCTGGGAAACCAACCGGATCGGGCGCGAACTTATTCAGGCCTGTGACGGGGAAGTTCTGGGCGAAAAGTATCTGGCGATCGACAGTGTCGATGTCGACCATATTATCGAAGACATCAAAGCCAAGAAGCCGGACTTTATCCTCAACAACATGATCGGCAATTCGAGCTATGCCTTTTTCAAGGCCTATCAAAAACTGGCCGAGCAGGACCCGGAATTCGCCGCCGACAAGCGCCCTATTGTCAGTTGCAACCTTACGGAATGCGAATTGGTGCAGTTGGGCTCGGCCGGGATTGGGCATCTGAGTACGGCGATCTACTTTGCCAATCAGACCGATGCACAAAACACCGCCTGGCTGGCGCGGTTCCACGAATTTGCCGGGGCGGACCGCATCCCGTCGGCCTTTGTCGCGCAAGGATATGCCACGGTCAAAATGCTGGCCCAGTCGATCCGGCGGGCCAATACCGATGACGTGCCCGCGGTCCGGCATCACTTAATGCGCAAACCGGTTCAGACACCTTTTGGCATGGTCCAGATCGATGCCACCAG
The Thalassospira xiamenensis M-5 = DSM 17429 DNA segment above includes these coding regions:
- a CDS encoding transporter substrate-binding domain-containing protein — translated: MGETHTNPVYRVGFLYSVTGPYRAIAQDLYDGARMALEEVNHDPEFAFRLAPEFRDPAGVPERYTEFCDSLIRHDGCKHIIGTITSLARKEVLPTVEKLDALLWYPCPYEGFECSENVIYTGANPNQHILPLFEHVIPKFGRRVYLTGSNYIWGWETNRIGRELIQACDGEVLGEKYLAIDSVDVDHIIEDIKAKKPDFILNNMIGNSSYAFFKAYQKLAEQDPEFAADKRPIVSCNLTECELVQLGSAGIGHLSTAIYFANQTDAQNTAWLARFHEFAGADRIPSAFVAQGYATVKMLAQSIRRANTDDVPAVRHHLMRKPVQTPFGMVQIDATSNHAALTPLIGEIGEAGWFKIVSRADQAVEPDPYLVHFDADAFRRKVGKAGAKNLRVVS